One Deltaproteobacteria bacterium DNA segment encodes these proteins:
- a CDS encoding HupE/UreJ family protein: MRPGRVAAWAVTLLAIAGTEAASHTFEPALLDLRERESGTFDVVWRAPGRESGALVPDAPPLLPRLPAACRTLSELGASDERIATRVACGAGRLRGETITVPGLAASRVDAIVRVSWNDGSAASGILTDASESFVVPEGPRGILLPGAPARTVATRYLGLGIEHILGGTDHVLFVIGLFLLVGATRALVATVSAFTLAHSLTLAAAVLGIVTVPSAPVEALIAASIVLLARELVRGPDEPPTLACRFPWLVAFVFGLLHGFGFAGALAETGVPADQIPLALLAFNLGVEVGQLGIVGALVALAALAPRGLRSSRGRPRLPAYGLGAVASAWMIERILRFWAT, encoded by the coding sequence GTGAGACCCGGACGGGTCGCGGCATGGGCCGTCACTCTCCTCGCGATCGCCGGAACGGAAGCGGCGTCGCACACGTTCGAGCCGGCGCTCCTCGATCTCCGCGAGCGCGAGAGCGGCACCTTCGACGTCGTGTGGCGTGCGCCCGGGCGGGAGTCGGGCGCGCTCGTGCCGGACGCGCCGCCGCTCCTGCCGCGGTTGCCCGCGGCGTGCCGCACCCTCTCGGAGCTCGGGGCGAGCGACGAGCGGATCGCGACGCGCGTGGCGTGCGGCGCCGGACGGCTCCGGGGCGAGACGATCACCGTGCCGGGGCTCGCCGCGAGCCGCGTCGACGCGATCGTCCGGGTCTCCTGGAACGACGGATCCGCGGCGAGCGGGATCCTCACCGACGCGAGCGAGTCGTTCGTCGTGCCGGAGGGGCCGCGCGGTATCCTGCTGCCCGGCGCGCCGGCGCGGACGGTGGCGACGCGCTATCTCGGGCTCGGGATCGAGCACATCCTCGGCGGCACCGATCACGTGCTGTTCGTGATCGGACTCTTCCTGCTCGTCGGCGCGACCCGGGCGCTGGTCGCGACGGTGAGCGCCTTCACGCTGGCCCACAGCCTCACGCTCGCGGCGGCGGTGCTCGGGATCGTGACGGTGCCGTCGGCGCCCGTGGAGGCGCTGATCGCGGCGAGCATCGTGCTCCTCGCCCGCGAGCTGGTGCGCGGCCCCGACGAGCCGCCGACGCTCGCGTGCCGCTTCCCGTGGCTCGTGGCGTTCGTCTTCGGGCTCCTCCACGGGTTCGGTTTCGCGGGGGCGCTCGCGGAGACGGGCGTGCCCGCCGATCAGATTCCCCTCGCGCTCCTCGCGTTCAACCTCGGCGTCGAGGTCGGCCAGCTCGGGATCGTGGGGGCGCTGGTCGCGCTCGCGGCGCTGGCCCCGCGCGGGCTCCGATCCTCACGCGGCCGGCCCCGGCTGCCGGCCTACGGGCTCGGAGCCGTGGCGTCGGCCTGGATGATCGAGCGGATCCTGCGTTTCTGGGCGACTTGA
- a CDS encoding sulfotransferase, whose protein sequence is MATGSDERRLILILSSERSGSTLTRVVLGANSRIVSPQEMFLMRYPDYRTFREQKAVARESLVEFFELLGQAKDATAIDAACEGRDILDVYRWLFGFLKPGQFLLDKTPAYANDGDTLRRSRPLQPFYVWLIRHPLGVIESHVRLKFRERHTKDLKGIGRRLQDFVVDQVVRTENGMLPVARGREVKWVLQQTIIREFLASVAEQQKVLIKFEHLVRDPEPVVRRLCDALGVAVEPAMLEACGARKVMNTSLGDPNFHTHDRIEAKTADTWREVFQEKQLTLETRRLMDAIGVVRE, encoded by the coding sequence ATGGCCACAGGCTCGGACGAACGCAGGCTCATCCTCATCCTCAGCTCGGAACGCTCGGGCTCGACGCTGACCCGCGTCGTTCTCGGGGCGAACAGCCGGATCGTCTCCCCGCAGGAGATGTTCCTGATGCGCTACCCCGACTACCGGACGTTCCGGGAGCAGAAGGCCGTCGCGCGCGAGAGCCTGGTCGAGTTCTTCGAGCTTCTCGGGCAGGCGAAGGACGCGACGGCCATCGACGCCGCATGCGAGGGGCGCGATATCCTCGACGTCTACCGCTGGCTCTTCGGCTTCCTGAAGCCGGGGCAGTTCCTGCTCGACAAGACGCCCGCGTATGCGAACGACGGCGATACGCTGCGGAGATCCCGGCCCTTGCAGCCCTTCTACGTCTGGCTCATCCGCCATCCGCTCGGCGTCATCGAGTCGCATGTGCGACTCAAGTTCCGCGAGCGCCATACCAAGGACCTGAAGGGCATCGGGCGGCGGCTCCAGGACTTCGTCGTCGATCAGGTGGTGCGGACCGAGAACGGCATGCTGCCGGTCGCGCGCGGGCGCGAGGTGAAGTGGGTGCTCCAGCAGACGATCATCCGCGAGTTCCTCGCGTCGGTGGCCGAGCAGCAGAAGGTCCTCATCAAGTTCGAGCATCTGGTGCGCGACCCGGAGCCGGTCGTGCGGCGGCTCTGCGACGCGCTCGGCGTCGCGGTCGAGCCCGCGATGCTCGAGGCGTGCGGCGCCCGCAAGGTGATGAACACGAGCCTCGGCGACCCGAACTTCCACACCCACGACCGCATCGAGGCGAAGACCGCCGACACATGGCGGGAGGTCTTCCAGGAGAAGCAGCTGACGCTCGAGACGCGGCGCCTGATGGACGCGATCGGCGTCGTCCGCGAATAG